Proteins encoded together in one Mycobacterium sp. MS1601 window:
- a CDS encoding class I SAM-dependent methyltransferase, whose product MSKEVGTHPQYDVFADEFADHARENFYNAHYDRPACLSLLGDVAGKAVLDAACGPGFYAEELTRRGAEVIGFDQSPRMVELSAHRVPQGSFRTHDLARPLDWLPDASVDLVLLALALEYLDNRAAALAELRRVLKPQGALVLSRMHPTGDWLRHGGNYFEPRIIEETWSAGWRVRWWLSPLEQTCHELRTAGFLIEQLVEPRPTEPAKALDEQKYEALHSSPTGFLAIRAIPDPREPR is encoded by the coding sequence GTGTCGAAGGAAGTCGGAACCCACCCGCAGTACGACGTGTTCGCCGACGAGTTCGCCGACCACGCCCGCGAGAATTTCTACAACGCCCACTACGACCGCCCGGCCTGTCTGTCCCTACTGGGGGACGTGGCAGGCAAGGCGGTCCTGGACGCCGCGTGCGGCCCGGGCTTCTACGCCGAGGAACTCACCAGGCGTGGTGCCGAGGTGATCGGTTTCGACCAGAGCCCGCGCATGGTGGAACTGAGTGCGCACCGAGTGCCGCAGGGCAGCTTCCGCACCCACGATCTGGCGCGCCCGCTCGACTGGTTACCGGATGCCTCCGTGGATCTGGTGCTGTTGGCTCTGGCGCTGGAATACCTCGACAACCGAGCAGCGGCGTTGGCGGAACTTCGTCGGGTGCTCAAACCGCAAGGTGCCCTGGTGCTCTCCCGCATGCACCCGACCGGTGACTGGCTCCGCCACGGCGGCAACTACTTTGAGCCACGCATTATCGAGGAGACCTGGAGCGCCGGCTGGCGGGTGCGGTGGTGGCTTTCACCGTTGGAGCAGACCTGCCACGAGTTACGCACCGCCGGATTCCTGATCGAACAGCTGGTGGAGCCGCGGCCCACCGAACCGGCGAAGGCGCTCGACGAGCAGAAGTACGAGGCACTACACAGCTCGCCGACGGGGTTCCTGGCCATTCGGGCGATCCCGGACCCGCGGGAGCCACGCTAG
- a CDS encoding SOUL family heme-binding protein gives MLNKLLQVAEGLPGIVGIRIGTEEPFYLSEARVGPVEIRRYGPRIAAQTSVDGEGQDARSTGFRRLADYIFGGNNRSTSISMTAPVAQSSAAIRFFMPSKWSLDTLPEPSSGLVTLVEVPGETMAVLRFSGDRSERAVAVKTAQLLDLLRDSDFAPSGDPVAWFYDPPWTLPPLRRNEVAVPVTASAGPPE, from the coding sequence ATGTTGAACAAGCTCCTGCAGGTTGCCGAAGGTCTGCCCGGCATCGTCGGCATTCGAATCGGCACCGAAGAACCGTTCTACCTGTCCGAGGCCCGGGTGGGTCCGGTGGAGATCCGCCGCTACGGACCGCGGATAGCCGCGCAGACATCCGTCGACGGCGAGGGACAGGACGCGCGCAGCACCGGATTCCGTCGGCTTGCCGACTACATCTTCGGCGGCAACAACCGATCGACATCGATCTCGATGACGGCACCGGTGGCCCAGTCGTCGGCGGCCATTCGGTTCTTCATGCCGTCCAAATGGTCGCTGGACACCCTGCCTGAGCCTTCCAGTGGTCTGGTGACGCTGGTGGAGGTGCCCGGCGAGACCATGGCGGTACTCCGGTTCAGCGGCGATCGGAGTGAGCGGGCTGTGGCGGTCAAAACCGCTCAGCTGCTGGATCTGCTGCGCGACAGCGACTTTGCCCCATCCGGCGATCCCGTCGCATGGTTCTACGACCCACCGTGGACGCTGCCACCGCTGCGTCGCAACGAGGTGGCGGTGCCCGTCACAGCATCCGCGGGTCCTCCCGAATGA